In one window of Henckelia pumila isolate YLH828 chromosome 1, ASM3356847v2, whole genome shotgun sequence DNA:
- the LOC140862964 gene encoding uncharacterized protein, translating into MDKEWMSKNRLSHEYEVGVESFLKFAMRNATDPNEIACPCSRCGNLKLKDVDTIRAHLCCNGIDLTYHKWIWHGEISTIDNSMNYSDQVGRDEQKTFAEDPFDMVHAAYDSYAENPNQFHKLLEDAEKPLFLGCTKFTKLSALVKLYNLKAKYSWSDKSFTDLLSLFGEMLPDDNELPSSLYDAKKSLCALGMNYVKIHACPNDCILYQKEYEGFSNCPICRMSRWKLGKNSTINEGVPAKVLWYFPPIPRFQILFRNKEICKELTWHADKRICDGHLRHPADAPAWKVVDHKWPDFAAEPRNLRLALSADGINPHRLMSSAYSCWQVVMITYNLPPWLCMKRKFMMLTLLISGPKQPGNDIDVYLAPLIDDLKKLWDIGVEAYDACREESFSLRDVLLWTINDFPAYGNLSGCVVKGYHACPVCGEETCSTRLKHSRKMSYTGHRRFLPPSHPYRRQKKAFNGNQELNPAPKPLTGHEILDRVERINYRPGKVSGKCQMQHGDKISCWKKKSILETSTCLACS; encoded by the coding sequence ATGGACAAAGAGTGGATGTCAAAAAATAGGTTATCACATGAATATGAGGTTGGGGTAGAGTCTTTCTTGAAGTTTGCAATGCGAAACGCTACCGATCCGAATGAAATAGCTTGCCCATGTTCAAGATGTGGTAATCTGAAGCTGAAAGATGTTGACACTATAAGAGCACATTTGTGTTGTAATGGTATAGATTTAACATATCATAAATGGATTTGGCATGGGGAAATATCTACGATCGACAACTCAATGAATTACAGTGATCAAGTAGGGCGAGATGAACAAAAAACTTTTGCTGAGGACCCTTTTGATATGGTACATGCAGCATATGATAGTTATGCTGAAAATCCAAACCAATTCCATAAGCTACTTGAAGATGCCGAGAAACCTTTGTTTCTTGGATGTACTAAATTTACAAAGTTATCAGCACTTGTGAAATTGTATAACTTGAAGGCAAAATATAGTTGGAGTGATAAAAGTTTCACAGACTTACTTAGTTTGTTCGGAGAAATGCTTCCAGATGACAATGAATTGCCTTCATCTTTGTATGATGCAAAGAAAAGCTTGTGTGCATTAgggatgaattatgtgaaaattCATGCTTGTCCGAATGATTGTATCTTATACCAGAAGGAGTACGAGGGTTTTTCCAATTGCCCTATTTGTAGGATGTCAAGGTGGAAGTTGGGTAAAAATTCTACGATAAATGAAGGAGTTCCTGCAAAGGTCCTTTGGTACTTCCCACCTATTCCAAGATTTCAAATATTGTTTCGGAACAAGGAGATATGCAAGGAGTTAACTTGgcatgctgataaaagaatttGTGATGGACACTTGCGTCATCCGGCCGATGCGCCCGCTTGGAAAGTAGTTGATCATAAGTGGCCAGATTTTGCTGCTGAACCTAGAAATCTTAGATTGGCCTTATCAGCAGATGGGATCAATCCTCATCGTTTGATGAGTTCTGCATATAGTTGTTGGCAAGTTGTGATGATAACTTACAATCTTCCTCCATGGTTGTGTATGAAGAGAAAGTTTATGATGCTCACTTTGTTGATTTCTGGTCCTAAACAGCCGGGAAATGATATTGACGTTTACTTAGCACCTTTGATTGAtgacttaaaaaaattatgggaTATAGGTGTTGAGGCATATGATGCATGTCGAGAAGAAAGTTTCTCACTTAGAGATGTCTTACTATGGACAATCAATGATTTTCCTGCATATGGGAACTTGTCAGGTTGTGTTGTGAAAGGATATCATGCATGTCCTGTTTGTGGGGAAGAAACATGTTCTACAAGGTTGAAGCATAGTAGAAAAATGTCATACACAGGCCATAGAAGATTTCTTCCTCCAAGTCATCCTTATCGAAGGCAGAAAAAAGCATTTAATGGGAACCAAGAGTTAAACCCCGCACCGAAACCATTAACTGGGCATGAAATTTTAGatagagttgaaagaattaatTATCGCCCGGGAAAAGTGAGTGGGAAGTGTCAGATGCAGCATGGTGATAAAATATCTTGCTGGAAAAAGAAATCTATATTGGAAACATCTACATGTTTGGCATGTTCTTGA
- the LOC140862972 gene encoding uncharacterized protein — MSVDKIKTEKSVPNYETLIDDDMKVLSKDEYLQGKPVALTFVSKTNVVAYGTIVDVNGAGKLLHGAPLSMNCMRVSVDEAVEKSALLPFPIPNECDTVGDAIGTHVAWPAHLVVMKDEKPQRKKIVEKKSNPVLPSNVPRSLHILYCYAKRGLEIPGKHISMFLDHDLFDDEYELLVDLEDITPFYLLEPISANCIVVYMWILFKKMKKDNKVEKFRFMNPHTIPVMPYVSKLDKNEKIEHLNSWASVLADRLSGAARNQLVLVPYNVGCHWILTVIDPYVEVVYLLDSLSHHNRYEDWKYVVDMSLRLFNSNKERKGKKKPTWEVIKGPRQPDAKNCGYYLMRFMKEIVERNAASDKDSLSSIFTLMKKLMKCDPNGRNAY; from the exons ATGAGTGTAGATAAGATCAAAACAGAAAAGAGTGTCCCaaattatgaaactttgatTGATGATGACATGAAAGTTTTGAGCAAGGATGAGTATCTTCAG GGTAAGCCGGTTGCTTTGACATTCGTTTCTAAGACCAATGTTGTTGCCTATGGTACAATTGTTGATGTCAATGGGGCTGGCAAGTTACTTCATGGTGCTCCATTATCCATGAATTGCATGCGCGTCTCCGTTGATGAGGCTGTGGAGAAATCAGCACTGTTGCCATTTCCAATACCAAACGAATGTGATACTGTTGGTGATGCTATAGGAACCCATGTGGCTTGGCCTGCACACTTGGTAGTGATGAAAGATGAG AAGCCTCAAAGAAAGAAAATTGTTGAGAAAAAAAGTAATCCTGTTTTGCCATCCAATGTGCCGAGATCATTGCATATTTTGTACTGTTATGCTAAGCGTGGGCTGGAAATACCTGGAAAACATATATCAATGTTTCTTGATCATGATTTATTTGACGATGAGTACGAACTACTTGTGGACCTTGAAGATATCACACCTTTTTATCTGTTGGAGCCAATATCTGCCAATTGTATAGTTGTTTACATGTG GATTCTCttcaaaaagatgaaaaaagatAACAAGGTCGAAAAATTTAGATTTATGAATCCACACACCATCCCAGTCATGCCATATGTATCCAAACttgataaaaatgaaaaaattgaaCACTTGAATAGCTGGGCAAGTGTTTTGGCAGATAGGCTAAGTGGTGCAGCAAGAAATCAATTAGTTTTGGTGCCATACAATGTTGG TTGTCATTGGATTCTCACTGTCATCGATCCTTATGTGGAGGTGGTTTATTTGTTGGATTCACTTAGTCATCACAATCGCTATGAGGACTGGAAATATGTAGTGGATAT GAGCTTGAGATTGTTTAATTCGAACAAGGAGaggaaagggaaaaaaaagCCTACATGGGAAGTGATAAAG GGTCCTCGCCAACCAGATGCAAAAAATTGTGGGTATTATTTGATGAGGTTTATGAAAGAAATTGTTGAAAGAAATGCTGCCAGTGATAAGGATTCACTTTCCTCAATA TTTACTCTAATGAAGAAATTGATGAAGTGCGATCCGAATGGGCGGAATGCGTACTAG